In Candidatus Vicinibacter proximus, the following are encoded in one genomic region:
- a CDS encoding ABC transporter ATP-binding protein gives MVKILEIQDLSVSFYSGKIWQQAIKEINFSVFEGESLGIVGESGSGKSVTSLSIMKLLGSRAKYDSGKIFFQEDEGKVVDLIKLEENDIRLYRGRKIAMIFQEPMSALNPLLTCGFQVKEALAAHKIGPKSEYRSKVEYWFRKVGLKDVERVYDAYPHQLSGGQLQRVLIAIALCCEPKVIIADEPTTALDVTIQKKILELLEEIRKEMNLTLIFISHDLGVIRNVCDRVIVMQNGQIIESNTTQKIFLEATHPYTKGLINCKPPLDCKLRHLPTVQDFLEGSEKNKWYNDTMIISSLEQNRKAEDFNQCKPILEINELGISYPLQRNIFGKVTQKFTAVKNVSFTIRPGESVGLVGESGSGKSSIGKAILNLIQIEAGQIKYEGIDCTSYSEREWKALRKEMQIIFQDPFSSLNPRKKIGDAIVEPMKVHRLFNNAKERKDAAIELLMEVGLRPEHFDRYPFQFSGGQRQRICIARSLALKPKFIIFDESVSALDVSIQAQVLNLLTQLKEKFKLSYLFITHDFSVVNFIADRIMVMKNGEIVEEGLPFQILNHPTTDYTKHLIESIPR, from the coding sequence ATGGTGAAAATACTTGAAATTCAGGATCTAAGTGTTTCTTTTTATTCAGGAAAAATATGGCAACAGGCCATAAAGGAAATTAATTTTAGTGTTTTTGAGGGTGAATCACTCGGAATTGTGGGCGAATCAGGAAGTGGCAAATCTGTTACTTCATTAAGTATTATGAAATTATTGGGTTCCCGGGCAAAATACGATTCTGGCAAAATTTTTTTTCAGGAAGATGAAGGGAAAGTTGTAGACCTTATAAAGCTAGAAGAAAACGATATAAGACTTTACAGGGGCAGAAAAATTGCCATGATTTTTCAGGAGCCAATGTCTGCATTGAATCCTTTATTAACTTGTGGATTTCAGGTAAAGGAAGCTCTCGCTGCCCATAAAATAGGGCCTAAATCAGAATATCGTTCTAAAGTTGAATATTGGTTTCGTAAGGTAGGGTTAAAAGATGTTGAAAGGGTGTACGACGCATATCCCCATCAGTTAAGTGGCGGGCAACTTCAGCGAGTTTTGATTGCTATTGCTTTGTGCTGTGAACCGAAGGTCATTATTGCTGATGAGCCGACTACTGCACTTGATGTAACTATCCAGAAAAAAATACTGGAATTACTTGAGGAGATTCGCAAGGAAATGAATTTAACACTTATTTTTATTTCTCATGATCTTGGGGTTATACGTAATGTTTGCGATCGGGTAATAGTGATGCAAAATGGTCAAATCATAGAGTCAAATACCACACAAAAAATTTTCTTGGAAGCTACTCATCCATATACAAAGGGATTGATAAATTGCAAACCTCCTTTGGATTGTAAACTAAGACATTTACCAACCGTTCAGGATTTTCTCGAAGGGAGCGAAAAGAACAAATGGTATAATGATACAATGATCATTTCTAGTTTAGAACAAAATCGAAAAGCGGAAGATTTTAACCAATGTAAGCCAATTTTAGAAATTAACGAACTTGGCATATCCTATCCGTTACAAAGAAATATTTTTGGCAAGGTTACTCAAAAATTTACAGCCGTAAAAAATGTTAGTTTTACAATCAGGCCAGGAGAATCTGTTGGACTTGTAGGCGAGTCAGGAAGTGGCAAATCAAGCATTGGAAAAGCGATTTTAAATTTGATTCAGATTGAAGCCGGGCAAATTAAATATGAAGGAATTGACTGTACAAGTTATAGTGAAAGGGAATGGAAAGCTTTAAGAAAGGAAATGCAAATTATTTTTCAAGATCCATTTTCATCCTTAAATCCTAGAAAAAAAATTGGTGATGCAATTGTTGAACCGATGAAAGTACATAGACTTTTTAATAACGCTAAAGAAAGAAAAGATGCTGCCATTGAACTATTGATGGAAGTTGGACTTAGGCCTGAGCATTTTGACAGATATCCATTTCAGTTTTCGGGTGGCCAAAGACAGAGAATTTGCATCGCAAGATCTTTAGCTTTAAAACCAAAATTTATCATATTTGACGAATCTGTTTCCGCATTGGATGTTTCTATTCAAGCTCAGGTTTTAAACCTTTTAACTCAACTCAAAGAGAAATTTAAATTAAGCTATCTTTTTATTACACATGATTTTTCAGTAGTAAATTTTATAGCTGACCGTATAATGGTAATGAAAAATGGGGAAATTGTTGAAGAAGGTTTGCCATTTCAAATTTTAAATCATCCCACAACAGATTATACGAAGCATCTTATCGAATCCATACCTAGGTAA
- a CDS encoding mechanosensitive ion channel, translating into MEIVKFIFKIFLLFLLLVSKEGVYDAFRLPDLFYSPVIKSMHQFLLFWLSINLIVRFNQFVYRKRKKLGHKYSDNVIVGLQNIYYLLTTLAIIVMIVGFFGIEFSKFLTALSIVAAAIAIISKDLVSDILTGILLSFSKDIALGDYVRIGDYKGRVMDINIYKIILHNEDDDIIYIPNSKAYFSDIVNYTQKEIRKYNVEFSIPTDNDVTLDELKRTMDKTFVDYKNYLDPNSEKLKITAINKDDFRYKIQFKLNQVNPKIAEEIKSRILTEILKKIQLMS; encoded by the coding sequence ATGGAAATTGTAAAGTTTATTTTTAAAATATTTTTACTATTCCTTTTATTGGTTTCGAAGGAAGGTGTCTATGATGCATTTAGGTTGCCTGATTTATTTTACTCCCCAGTAATTAAATCTATGCATCAATTTCTTCTCTTTTGGTTATCTATTAATCTAATTGTCAGATTTAACCAATTTGTTTATAGAAAAAGAAAAAAATTGGGGCATAAGTACTCGGACAATGTTATTGTAGGTCTCCAGAATATATATTACCTTTTGACAACCTTGGCTATTATCGTAATGATAGTTGGTTTCTTTGGTATTGAATTTTCTAAATTTTTAACAGCTTTATCCATAGTGGCTGCAGCTATAGCGATAATATCCAAAGATTTGGTAAGTGATATTTTGACCGGCATTTTACTTTCTTTTTCAAAGGATATTGCATTAGGAGATTATGTACGAATAGGCGATTATAAGGGTCGGGTAATGGATATTAATATATATAAGATCATTTTGCATAATGAAGATGATGACATTATATATATCCCTAATTCAAAAGCATATTTTTCAGATATTGTAAATTATACTCAAAAGGAAATTCGAAAATATAATGTTGAATTTTCAATACCTACAGATAATGACGTTACTTTAGACGAGTTAAAGAGGACAATGGATAAAACTTTTGTTGATTATAAAAATTATCTTGATCCAAATTCAGAAAAATTGAAAATTACTGCGATTAATAAAGATGATTTTAGATATAAAATTCAGTTCAAGTTAAATCAAGTAAACCCTAAGATTGCTGAAGAAATAAAATCCCGGATACTAACAGAAATACTTAAAAAAATACAATTGATGAGTTAA
- a CDS encoding EamA family transporter, which translates to MKGVHSKAYLALILTCLIWGTTYLVNKLGVTRIPPFFFTSVRQIVSGTIILVYIFLIKRAPLPSKKYILFQVLLAFLLITLGNGIGTYGLSYIDSGISAILASLSPIIIALLTIYFRPSDQLSSLGWFGIFLGFVGLIFICFDKFSWPIGQNTTAIGFILTIVSVGAWGVGSVISKTKTYPYSPLMAAGFQMFFGGLPMAFLCVSFEELSNFSLTKEMFYIWLYLIVMGSLVAYSCYIYALRHLPATVVSIQSYINPIIAMFLGYFILNEPFTYRIIYGAIFTLFGVFILNYSEYRKHKA; encoded by the coding sequence ATGAAAGGGGTACATTCAAAAGCTTATCTGGCTTTAATTCTAACTTGTCTAATCTGGGGAACAACTTATCTCGTAAATAAATTGGGGGTAACAAGGATTCCGCCTTTTTTTTTTACCTCTGTAAGACAGATCGTTTCAGGTACGATAATTTTAGTTTATATTTTTTTGATTAAGAGAGCACCATTGCCATCAAAAAAATACATTTTATTTCAAGTCTTGCTTGCATTCCTATTAATTACATTAGGTAATGGAATAGGTACTTATGGCTTAAGCTATATTGATAGCGGAATTTCAGCTATCCTGGCTTCGCTTTCACCAATCATTATTGCATTGCTCACCATTTATTTTAGACCATCTGATCAATTGAGTTCATTAGGTTGGTTTGGTATTTTTCTTGGTTTTGTTGGACTAATCTTTATTTGTTTTGATAAATTTTCATGGCCGATTGGTCAGAACACGACAGCTATAGGATTTATCCTAACCATTGTATCAGTCGGTGCCTGGGGTGTAGGATCTGTAATTAGCAAAACTAAAACTTATCCCTACTCCCCTCTTATGGCCGCAGGTTTCCAAATGTTTTTTGGTGGATTACCAATGGCGTTTTTATGTGTTTCCTTTGAGGAACTTTCGAATTTTTCCTTAACCAAGGAGATGTTTTATATTTGGTTATACTTGATCGTTATGGGTTCGCTGGTGGCATACAGTTGTTATATCTATGCGCTCAGACATTTACCAGCTACAGTAGTCAGTATTCAAAGTTATATCAATCCAATAATTGCCATGTTTCTTGGGTACTTTATTTTGAACGAACCATTCACCTACAGAATTATATATGGAGCGATATTTACACTTTTTGGAGTTTTTATTTTAAATTATTCAGAGTATCGAAAGCATAAAGCTTAA
- a CDS encoding 2Fe-2S iron-sulfur cluster binding domain-containing protein, with the protein MEELEIIIVDRENLEHALNIPTKSGLNLMELCKAADLPVDGTCGGMALCGSCHVLILSNHTLPLMNDEEALMLDQLPLSTNNSRLACQIKLNDETNHLKVKLAPL; encoded by the coding sequence ATGGAAGAATTAGAGATTATTATAGTTGACAGAGAAAATTTAGAACATGCATTAAATATTCCAACAAAAAGTGGTTTGAATTTAATGGAATTATGTAAAGCCGCTGACCTGCCAGTGGATGGGACATGTGGTGGAATGGCTTTGTGTGGATCATGTCATGTGTTAATACTTTCAAACCATACATTACCACTAATGAATGATGAAGAAGCTTTAATGCTGGATCAACTTCCTTTATCTACTAATAACAGCCGTTTAGCTTGTCAGATTAAATTAAATGATGAAACCAATCATCTAAAAGTAAAGCTTGCACCACTTTAA
- a CDS encoding NAD(P)/FAD-dependent oxidoreductase: MDSKIKTDILIIGAGPCGLFTVFEAGLLNLKCHLVDSLGGPGGQLNEIYPKKPIYDIPGYPEILASDLVNNLIKQIEPFKPNFTFGETATLIKKLENHSFEVTTNKGTVLEAPVVAIAGGLGSFEPRKPNIDKIEDFEDRGIDYIIRDPEKYRNKRLVISGGGDSALDWALYLVNVAASVTLVHRRTEFRGAPESVQKLLAYVHENKIQLLTESEVFELDGENKLERVVIKTPTSDMLTLSCDYFIPLFGLTPKLGPIAEWGLNLDKNAIVVNTTDFGTNIDGIFAIGDVNTYPGKLKLILCGFHEAALMVQSAFKIVNGGKKPSFKYTTVTGINRFE, translated from the coding sequence ATGGATTCTAAAATTAAAACAGATATCTTGATTATTGGTGCTGGCCCTTGTGGCTTATTTACTGTATTTGAAGCGGGACTACTCAATTTGAAATGTCATTTGGTAGACTCACTGGGAGGTCCAGGCGGCCAGCTGAATGAAATATACCCTAAAAAACCAATTTATGATATTCCTGGTTATCCCGAAATACTTGCATCAGATTTGGTTAATAATTTAATAAAACAAATTGAACCTTTCAAACCTAATTTTACTTTTGGAGAAACAGCTACTTTAATTAAGAAACTTGAAAATCATAGTTTCGAAGTTACAACTAATAAAGGGACAGTTTTAGAGGCTCCTGTTGTTGCTATTGCAGGTGGTTTGGGTAGTTTTGAACCACGCAAACCAAACATCGACAAAATTGAGGACTTTGAAGATAGAGGTATAGACTACATAATCAGAGATCCGGAAAAGTATAGAAATAAGCGTTTGGTTATCTCTGGTGGTGGGGATTCTGCATTAGATTGGGCTCTTTATCTGGTAAATGTTGCCGCTTCTGTTACTTTGGTTCATAGACGAACAGAATTTAGAGGTGCACCTGAGTCTGTTCAAAAATTATTGGCCTATGTGCATGAAAACAAGATTCAATTATTGACAGAGTCTGAAGTGTTTGAATTGGATGGAGAAAATAAACTGGAAAGGGTCGTAATCAAAACCCCAACGTCTGATATGCTTACTCTAAGCTGTGATTATTTTATTCCTCTTTTTGGTCTGACTCCTAAATTAGGTCCCATTGCAGAGTGGGGATTAAATCTGGATAAGAATGCAATTGTAGTAAATACAACTGATTTTGGAACAAATATCGACGGAATTTTTGCCATAGGAGACGTCAATACTTATCCTGGAAAACTAAAGCTGATTCTATGTGGTTTTCATGAGGCTGCCTTAATGGTGCAATCTGCTTTTAAAATCGTAAACGGAGGGAAAAAGCCCAGTTTTAAATATACAACTGTCACGGGAATAAATCGGTTTGAATAA
- the bshC gene encoding bacillithiol biosynthesis cysteine-adding enzyme BshC, whose protein sequence is MEQYSSSQKLISPDVLTQFRKLDLNYWMHPEKFIEFVNQPPSFKNIPNQISQKILNYTNRDNWCQILKKQYSKIDRSDPIHAQINKFQSESTFAVTCAHQPCLLGGPLYWWIKIAHTIKIARELNIQYPQYHFIPVYYSGNEDHDFDEINHLWIFNKKLAWNTLQTGPVGRMSLDGMNELFEEILSFFTNDEEAKKLICSIQALKEEAECYEGFMMHFVHFLFGSYGLVYFNPDQVEAKKILIPILSKELTEHMVLEHTSSKIKGLESLTYPIQANPRDINIFYLAPQYRSRIVLENKIFSTIDKKYNWTSQEILEELNSNPENFSPNVLIRPLFQETLLPNLMFIGGGAEIAYWLQLKDIFAYCTITFPMLKRRASVVLIGENAQNKIANLGLNNFDFLEPISQIEEKLIKLKSNFPQELELIGNEISLGYEKLIQLSKNIIKGDNTGLLAEIKKMENILDKLLHKLQKDEKLKFETDLTKVQKIKESLFPDNNLQERKESGFQYFMQYGWSFIDELIEKLPGDNDSLVVLLEK, encoded by the coding sequence TTGGAACAATACAGCTCATCCCAAAAATTAATCTCTCCAGATGTTTTAACTCAATTCAGAAAGTTGGATCTCAATTATTGGATGCATCCTGAAAAATTTATTGAATTTGTTAATCAACCTCCATCTTTTAAAAACATTCCAAATCAGATAAGTCAGAAAATTTTAAATTATACCAACAGAGATAATTGGTGTCAAATACTTAAAAAGCAATATTCTAAAATCGATCGATCTGATCCTATACATGCACAAATAAATAAATTCCAAAGTGAGAGTACCTTCGCTGTAACATGTGCTCATCAGCCGTGTCTGTTGGGAGGGCCTTTGTATTGGTGGATTAAGATAGCACATACCATTAAAATTGCCAGAGAGTTAAATATTCAATATCCTCAATATCATTTCATTCCTGTCTATTACTCCGGAAATGAAGATCATGATTTTGATGAAATTAATCATCTTTGGATCTTTAATAAGAAGTTAGCTTGGAACACTTTGCAAACAGGTCCTGTAGGCAGAATGAGTTTGGATGGAATGAATGAATTGTTTGAAGAAATTCTATCCTTTTTTACCAATGACGAAGAGGCAAAAAAGCTAATATGTTCGATTCAGGCTTTGAAGGAAGAGGCTGAGTGTTATGAGGGATTTATGATGCATTTTGTACATTTTCTTTTTGGCTCTTATGGGCTTGTTTACTTTAATCCCGATCAAGTAGAGGCAAAAAAAATATTGATCCCGATTTTGTCAAAAGAGCTTACAGAACATATGGTATTGGAGCATACTTCAAGTAAAATTAAAGGCTTAGAATCATTAACCTACCCTATTCAGGCTAATCCCAGGGATATAAACATATTTTATTTAGCACCACAGTACAGAAGTAGAATAGTTTTAGAAAATAAAATATTTTCTACAATTGATAAAAAGTATAATTGGACAAGTCAGGAAATATTGGAAGAGTTAAATAGTAATCCTGAAAATTTCAGTCCTAATGTATTAATTCGGCCATTATTTCAAGAAACCCTATTACCAAATTTAATGTTCATTGGTGGAGGTGCTGAGATAGCATATTGGTTGCAGCTTAAAGATATATTCGCCTATTGTACAATCACTTTTCCAATGCTAAAAAGAAGGGCTTCGGTAGTTTTAATTGGTGAAAATGCACAAAATAAAATTGCTAATCTCGGGTTAAATAACTTTGACTTTCTAGAGCCTATTTCTCAAATAGAAGAAAAATTGATCAAACTGAAATCAAACTTTCCCCAGGAACTCGAATTAATTGGAAATGAAATATCCCTGGGATATGAAAAATTGATTCAACTTTCAAAAAATATAATTAAGGGCGATAATACAGGCTTATTGGCTGAAATAAAAAAAATGGAAAACATCCTGGATAAACTTTTACATAAATTGCAAAAGGATGAAAAGTTGAAATTCGAAACTGATCTAACCAAAGTGCAAAAAATAAAAGAATCACTTTTTCCTGATAATAACCTTCAAGAAAGAAAGGAATCAGGATTTCAATATTTTATGCAATATGGTTGGTCATTTATTGATGAGTTAATTGAAAAGCTTCCTGGTGACAATGACTCACTTGTAGTGCTTTTAGAGAAATAG